A single region of the Elizabethkingia sp. JS20170427COW genome encodes:
- a CDS encoding M3 family metallopeptidase: MKKVTAIALIALGIIAYAQKNPKKMSTPHPTTKLPTTLAGNPLVVKSSLQYQAPQFDKIKDEHFKPAFEYGIQQQLKNIDKIINNPEKPTFQNTILALETSGEDLTRAVLIYSNLNSANTNEYLQKLDQEYAPIFAAHSDKIYLNSQLYQKVKDIYESRNQLNLDPESIRLIEIYEQKFEMAGANLSEAKKQELKQVNEELATLSSVFSNKLLNARKAGALIIDNVQELDGLSKDDIAAAAQDAKEAGHPGKYLIALQNTTQQPLLQNLKNRNTREKLFKASWTRAEKGDENDTRATIEKMATLRLKKAQLLGKKSYAEWSLQDQMAKTPEAALNLLASLSAPAVKKAKSEASEIQALIDKQKGGFTLEPWDWNFYAEQVRKEKYDLDENQIKPYFEVKTVLEKGVFYAAEKLYGLTFKERKDLPVYHPDVVAYEVFDKDGKSLAIYYLDFYTRNNKNGGAWMSNFVEQSHLLNQKPVIVNVFNYQKPAPGKASLISYDDVTTMFHEFGHSIHGMFANQKYTTLSGTNVSRDFVEFPSQINEHWALEPSVLKNYAVHYQTKKVIPQELVDKLKKSKTFNEGYAMTELLAAATLDMAWHTVTSADQIKPALDFENNALTQYGLLVKEVPTRYHSPYFAHIWGGGYSAGYYAYMWSEMLDYDAFNTIEERGGLTRENGDRFRKYILSVGNSVDLNKAFEEFTGHKPSIQPLLKGRGLE, from the coding sequence ATGAAAAAGGTAACCGCAATTGCATTAATTGCTCTAGGGATTATTGCATATGCACAAAAAAATCCAAAAAAAATGAGCACTCCCCATCCTACCACTAAGCTACCTACTACTTTAGCAGGTAACCCATTAGTTGTAAAAAGCAGTCTTCAGTACCAAGCTCCACAGTTTGATAAAATTAAAGATGAACACTTTAAACCTGCTTTTGAATATGGAATCCAACAACAGCTAAAAAACATCGATAAAATTATCAACAACCCCGAGAAGCCAACCTTCCAAAACACTATTTTAGCTTTAGAAACCAGTGGCGAAGATCTTACCCGTGCTGTACTCATCTACTCTAACCTTAATAGCGCAAATACCAACGAGTATTTACAAAAGCTAGATCAAGAATACGCTCCTATCTTTGCCGCTCACAGTGATAAAATATATCTCAACTCCCAACTGTACCAAAAAGTAAAAGATATCTACGAGAGCAGAAATCAACTTAACCTTGACCCTGAAAGCATCCGATTGATTGAAATTTATGAGCAAAAATTCGAAATGGCAGGAGCTAACCTTTCTGAAGCTAAAAAACAGGAATTAAAGCAAGTGAATGAAGAGCTAGCAACCTTATCTTCTGTTTTCAGTAATAAATTGCTAAATGCTAGAAAGGCAGGTGCACTGATTATTGATAATGTTCAGGAACTAGATGGTTTAAGCAAAGACGATATTGCCGCTGCTGCACAAGATGCAAAAGAAGCAGGACATCCTGGCAAATATCTTATTGCTCTCCAAAATACTACTCAACAACCGTTACTTCAGAATTTAAAAAATCGTAATACCCGAGAAAAATTGTTTAAAGCTTCTTGGACTCGTGCAGAAAAAGGAGATGAAAATGATACGAGAGCTACTATCGAAAAAATGGCTACTCTTCGTCTAAAAAAAGCTCAACTTTTAGGTAAAAAAAGTTATGCTGAATGGTCTCTACAAGATCAGATGGCAAAAACTCCCGAGGCAGCTCTTAACCTACTAGCCAGCTTATCAGCACCTGCTGTAAAAAAAGCAAAATCTGAAGCTTCTGAAATACAAGCCCTCATCGATAAACAAAAAGGAGGTTTTACCTTAGAACCTTGGGATTGGAATTTTTATGCTGAACAAGTTAGAAAAGAAAAGTACGACCTGGATGAAAACCAAATTAAACCTTACTTCGAAGTAAAAACAGTTCTAGAAAAAGGTGTTTTCTATGCTGCCGAAAAGCTTTATGGTTTAACTTTTAAAGAGAGAAAAGATCTTCCTGTATATCACCCGGACGTAGTTGCTTATGAAGTCTTCGACAAAGATGGAAAATCACTAGCCATCTACTATCTCGATTTTTATACCCGAAATAATAAAAATGGCGGTGCTTGGATGAGTAATTTCGTAGAACAATCTCACCTACTTAATCAAAAACCAGTAATTGTTAACGTATTCAATTATCAAAAACCTGCTCCAGGAAAAGCATCCCTAATTAGCTATGATGATGTTACCACAATGTTTCATGAGTTTGGACACAGCATCCATGGTATGTTTGCAAATCAAAAATACACTACTCTTTCAGGGACTAATGTTTCCAGAGACTTTGTTGAATTCCCCTCTCAGATTAACGAGCATTGGGCTTTAGAACCTTCTGTATTAAAAAATTATGCAGTTCATTATCAAACTAAAAAGGTAATTCCTCAAGAACTTGTTGACAAACTAAAAAAATCAAAAACCTTTAATGAAGGATATGCGATGACAGAGCTTCTTGCGGCTGCCACCTTAGATATGGCTTGGCATACGGTAACTTCTGCCGATCAGATAAAGCCCGCTTTAGATTTTGAAAACAATGCCCTTACCCAATACGGTTTATTGGTAAAAGAAGTCCCTACCCGATATCATTCTCCTTACTTCGCTCATATTTGGGGTGGAGGTTATTCTGCAGGATACTACGCGTATATGTGGTCTGAAATGTTAGACTATGACGCCTTCAACACCATTGAAGAAAGAGGAGGGCTTACTCGTGAAAA
- a CDS encoding head GIN domain-containing protein codes for MKKIVMMSLLALGMQSCIYVKTDGNGIGFNQSVEASGPMVEKEYSLNFKGIQVKSGIKAEVFKSNENKVVVSIPENIQDKILVEVSGGVLQVGFKPNSRINFRGNNSVRVKIYTQNLESIKASSSADIELRDKFTQEKIQIAASSSGSVKGEVEANDLSIQVSSSGSYYGSIWAINGNLDVSSSGDIVVSGSSKNLEANASSSGDIKAKDLKVEIAKVKASSSADIALTVSKNAEAAASSSADVVIYRLGNPNIQKSESSSGSVEVKN; via the coding sequence ATGAAAAAAATAGTAATGATGAGCCTATTAGCACTCGGAATGCAATCGTGCATCTATGTGAAAACCGATGGTAATGGAATAGGTTTTAATCAATCCGTAGAAGCTTCGGGGCCTATGGTAGAGAAGGAATATTCTTTAAATTTTAAAGGAATACAAGTAAAATCAGGGATTAAAGCAGAGGTTTTTAAATCCAATGAGAACAAGGTTGTTGTTTCTATACCCGAAAATATTCAGGATAAAATTTTAGTTGAAGTAAGTGGAGGAGTTCTACAAGTAGGGTTTAAGCCTAATTCACGAATAAATTTCAGAGGTAATAATTCTGTAAGAGTAAAAATCTATACGCAGAATTTGGAAAGCATAAAGGCAAGTTCTTCAGCTGATATTGAGCTTAGGGATAAATTTACACAAGAAAAAATACAGATTGCCGCTAGCAGTAGTGGGAGCGTAAAAGGGGAAGTGGAAGCCAATGATCTGAGCATACAAGTGAGTAGCAGTGGTTCTTATTATGGTTCGATATGGGCTATTAACGGGAATCTTGATGTCTCATCTTCTGGAGATATTGTTGTATCTGGATCCAGTAAAAACTTGGAGGCAAATGCATCTTCTTCTGGGGATATAAAAGCGAAAGACTTAAAAGTAGAAATAGCAAAAGTAAAGGCTTCTAGTTCTGCAGACATAGCCCTAACGGTTTCTAAAAATGCTGAGGCTGCAGCTTCATCTAGTGCAGATGTGGTGATTTACCGATTAGGAAATCCTAATATCCAAAAGAGTGAAAGTAGTAGTGGAAGCGTTGAAGTGAAAAATTAA
- a CDS encoding glycoside hydrolase family 2 TIM barrel-domain containing protein, whose amino-acid sequence MIKNIGKALAFFSFSCLFAQERTQVSLNQEWKFTPGYEVQKNVFTTVNLPHTYNLDATSGKIDYYRGFGNYLKKIKIPKEWEGKSIFLRFGAANHTATVQINGKTIGEHFGGYTAFGFDISEHLKYGEDNNIEVRVSNALDLGVMPLVGDFNFYGGIYRDVNLIVLPDNHIAVNQYASKGVRIVQEDVTQNLAKIKIQTTVVGKGNLKIKIKDAKGNIIESSEQYIADSQTVISPFTIKKPILWNGRKNPHLYQAEISFDQDKITESFGLRFFKVDNQNRFWLNGEILELKGVGRHQDYAIKGNAIFREQMEEDMKIMLDMGVNAVRLTHYPHDPYFLELCDQYGIIAWSEIPFIGPGGYRDKGFVNTSRFKENGKLQLAEMIEQYYNHPSILFWGLFNEIKEAGDNPTEYVKELNALAKQNDPTRLTVAASNQGGGFNYVTDLLAFNQYFGWYGGKPQDVGTWAKGMREKYPQLKLGLSEYGAGASPFQQQEELKAVVPTSRWHPENWQNYFHEEHWRVIHQEKPFWGTFVWVMFDFYAAHRTEGEREGINDKGLVTIDRKTKKDAFYFYKANWNKEDPFVYIAERRNRERKNKTQNFKVYSNLPEIELFINDKSYGKRNNKLGIFTWENIALPSGDIHLQATGKDKKIKDETSIVIL is encoded by the coding sequence ATGATTAAAAATATCGGGAAAGCACTTGCTTTCTTTAGCTTTAGCTGTCTTTTCGCACAGGAAAGAACTCAAGTAAGCCTCAATCAGGAGTGGAAATTCACCCCTGGTTATGAGGTTCAAAAAAATGTTTTCACCACCGTTAACCTCCCACACACTTACAATCTGGATGCTACAAGTGGGAAAATAGATTACTACCGCGGTTTTGGCAATTATCTCAAAAAAATAAAAATCCCTAAAGAATGGGAAGGCAAAAGCATCTTTCTGCGTTTTGGTGCAGCCAACCATACTGCCACAGTTCAGATTAATGGCAAAACTATTGGTGAACACTTCGGAGGTTATACTGCATTTGGTTTCGATATTTCCGAACACCTTAAATATGGGGAAGATAACAATATCGAGGTACGAGTTTCCAACGCCTTAGATTTAGGAGTAATGCCTCTTGTTGGAGATTTCAATTTTTATGGTGGTATTTACCGAGATGTAAACCTCATCGTTCTTCCCGACAATCACATTGCTGTTAACCAATACGCCTCAAAAGGAGTAAGAATTGTTCAAGAAGATGTTACTCAAAATCTTGCGAAAATCAAAATACAGACTACAGTTGTAGGAAAAGGAAATTTAAAAATTAAAATTAAAGACGCTAAAGGAAATATTATTGAAAGTAGCGAACAGTACATTGCCGACAGCCAAACGGTGATAAGTCCTTTTACCATAAAAAAGCCCATCCTTTGGAATGGTAGGAAAAACCCGCATCTCTATCAAGCTGAAATCAGTTTCGACCAAGATAAGATTACCGAAAGCTTTGGTTTGAGGTTCTTTAAAGTAGATAATCAAAATAGATTTTGGCTAAATGGAGAAATCCTAGAACTAAAAGGAGTAGGCAGACATCAAGATTACGCTATTAAGGGAAATGCCATCTTCCGTGAACAGATGGAAGAAGATATGAAAATAATGCTCGATATGGGTGTAAATGCAGTAAGGCTTACCCACTACCCTCATGATCCTTATTTCCTAGAACTTTGTGATCAATATGGTATTATCGCTTGGTCGGAAATCCCTTTTATTGGACCTGGGGGATATCGTGATAAGGGCTTTGTAAATACTTCTCGATTTAAAGAAAATGGAAAACTGCAATTGGCGGAAATGATAGAACAGTACTACAACCATCCTTCTATTTTATTTTGGGGCTTATTTAATGAAATAAAAGAAGCTGGTGATAACCCTACCGAATATGTAAAAGAACTTAACGCTCTTGCTAAACAAAATGATCCCACTAGGCTTACCGTAGCTGCCAGCAACCAAGGTGGTGGTTTTAATTACGTAACCGATCTTTTGGCTTTTAATCAATATTTTGGATGGTATGGAGGCAAACCACAAGATGTAGGTACATGGGCAAAAGGGATGAGAGAAAAATATCCACAATTAAAATTAGGCCTTTCCGAATATGGTGCTGGTGCAAGCCCTTTCCAGCAACAAGAAGAATTGAAGGCGGTGGTTCCTACCAGCAGATGGCATCCTGAAAATTGGCAAAATTATTTTCATGAAGAGCATTGGAGAGTAATCCACCAGGAAAAACCCTTCTGGGGAACTTTCGTTTGGGTGATGTTCGATTTTTATGCTGCCCACCGTACAGAAGGAGAACGCGAAGGTATTAACGACAAAGGACTTGTTACCATTGATCGAAAAACTAAAAAAGATGCTTTCTACTTCTACAAAGCAAATTGGAACAAAGAAGACCCTTTTGTCTATATTGCTGAAAGAAGAAACCGTGAAAGGAAAAATAAAACACAGAATTTTAAAGTTTACTCTAACCTTCCTGAAATAGAACTTTTCATCAATGATAAATCCTATGGAAAACGAAACAACAAGCTTGGCATTTTCACTTGGGAAAATATCGCATTACCATCTGGAGACATCCATCTACAAGCTACTGGAAAAGATAAAAAGATAAAAGACGAAACCTCCATCGTTATTCTTTAA
- a CDS encoding M1 family metallopeptidase, with amino-acid sequence MKKYIYSVLALAALLSYNPVFSQTDYSGRQEVYRATHTKTTEIKHTKLKVQFDFEKEQLKGEEWLTAAPYFYPTDSLVLNAKSMDIHEVALAKANQKSALKYDYKDDLLKIFLDKTYLKGQDYTVYIKYTAKPNEVKQEGSAAINDAKGLYFINAQGKDKDKPTQIWTQGETESSSAWFPTIDKTNQKTTQEIYMTVPEQYVTLSNGILKEQKKEGNGLRTDHWVMEKRHSPYLFFMGIGDYAIVKDKWRNIPVDYYIEKEYEPYAKQIYGNTPEMMEFYSKYLNYDYPWAKYSQISGRDYVSGAMENTTATLHGSDILQTPGQLVDENTWEATIAHELFHHWFGDLVTAESWSNLTVNESFANYSEYLWLEHKYGKDEADYHLMQDLGHYLSNPSDYTKDLVRFDYKSREDVFDLVTYQKGGGILHMLRNYLGEDAFRAGLTDYLKTYEYGNAEAHQLRLSFEKVSGKDLNWFFNQWYYGEGNPKLSYSYSYEPVKKQVNLIINQTQAPLFQFPLAIDIYENGKPVRKHIWVDAKSSQRFSFPVNKTPDLINLNADAVILADIKEEKTPEQYLLQYQNSKELKSRYLAVEDAVKNANHPVAANILALALKDPYYRVRMLALSGLDLSQPAQAKRLQSEVEKLASTDPKTLVQGAAIAALSKTNDQKYIPLYEKGAQAVSNSVRANSIAALSLIAPEKVTLYLDKIDLKSADEDLITQMLPIIVKNKVDSQAQYLARVVAFYPFIKFQNPKLGQSAEEAYHWIMKSDNTPAVKSITKILGYAKSQLGENPQAKMMIIEMLKSGVAQKLELLKTQPKSESINQQIDLLNKAIEDMK; translated from the coding sequence ATGAAGAAGTATATATATTCAGTTTTGGCTTTGGCTGCGTTACTAAGTTATAACCCTGTGTTTTCTCAAACGGATTATTCTGGAAGACAAGAAGTATATAGGGCAACCCATACCAAAACAACAGAAATTAAACATACCAAACTAAAGGTTCAATTTGATTTTGAAAAAGAACAACTAAAAGGTGAAGAATGGCTAACGGCAGCACCCTATTTTTATCCTACAGATTCTTTAGTGCTTAATGCAAAATCTATGGATATTCATGAAGTAGCTTTGGCTAAGGCAAATCAAAAATCGGCATTAAAGTATGATTATAAAGACGATTTGCTGAAGATTTTTTTGGATAAAACTTATCTTAAAGGACAAGATTATACCGTATATATAAAATATACAGCCAAACCTAATGAAGTAAAGCAAGAGGGTAGCGCTGCTATTAATGATGCTAAAGGCTTGTATTTTATTAATGCACAAGGAAAAGATAAAGATAAACCTACCCAGATTTGGACACAAGGGGAAACAGAATCCTCTTCTGCATGGTTCCCAACCATTGATAAAACTAACCAAAAGACTACTCAAGAAATTTATATGACAGTTCCTGAGCAGTATGTGACCCTTTCTAATGGTATCTTAAAAGAGCAAAAGAAAGAAGGTAATGGGTTGCGTACCGACCATTGGGTGATGGAAAAAAGGCATTCTCCATATCTGTTTTTTATGGGAATTGGGGATTATGCTATTGTAAAAGATAAATGGAGAAACATTCCTGTAGATTACTATATAGAAAAAGAGTATGAACCTTACGCAAAACAAATTTATGGTAATACGCCAGAAATGATGGAATTCTACTCCAAGTATCTAAATTACGATTACCCGTGGGCAAAGTATTCTCAAATTTCAGGAAGAGATTATGTAAGTGGAGCGATGGAAAACACTACCGCTACTTTGCATGGTTCGGATATCTTGCAGACTCCTGGGCAATTGGTAGATGAAAATACTTGGGAAGCTACTATTGCTCATGAGTTGTTCCACCATTGGTTTGGTGATTTAGTGACTGCAGAAAGCTGGTCCAACCTTACGGTTAATGAATCATTTGCCAATTATTCCGAGTATTTATGGCTAGAGCATAAATATGGAAAAGATGAGGCCGATTATCATTTGATGCAAGATTTGGGGCACTATTTATCCAATCCATCGGATTACACAAAAGATTTAGTAAGGTTTGATTATAAGAGTAGAGAAGATGTTTTTGATTTGGTTACTTATCAAAAGGGGGGAGGTATTCTTCATATGTTAAGAAATTATTTAGGTGAAGATGCTTTTAGAGCTGGTTTAACCGATTATTTAAAAACTTACGAGTACGGAAACGCTGAAGCTCATCAATTAAGATTATCTTTTGAAAAAGTTTCAGGAAAAGATCTCAACTGGTTTTTTAATCAATGGTATTACGGAGAAGGCAATCCTAAGTTAAGCTATTCTTATAGTTATGAACCTGTAAAAAAACAAGTGAATCTTATAATTAACCAAACCCAAGCTCCTCTATTTCAGTTTCCACTAGCGATAGATATTTATGAAAATGGAAAACCAGTAAGAAAACACATTTGGGTAGATGCTAAATCGTCACAGCGTTTTAGCTTCCCTGTGAATAAAACTCCAGATTTAATTAATTTGAATGCTGATGCTGTTATATTAGCAGATATTAAAGAGGAAAAAACTCCTGAACAATATTTATTACAATACCAAAATTCTAAAGAATTGAAGAGTAGGTATCTTGCTGTAGAAGATGCAGTAAAAAATGCCAACCATCCAGTTGCGGCTAATATATTAGCATTGGCATTGAAGGATCCTTATTATAGAGTAAGAATGTTGGCATTATCAGGCTTAGATTTATCACAACCTGCACAAGCAAAGCGATTGCAATCGGAGGTTGAAAAGCTAGCATCAACAGATCCTAAAACTTTAGTACAAGGAGCAGCTATCGCCGCTTTATCCAAAACAAATGATCAGAAATACATTCCGTTATATGAGAAAGGAGCACAAGCTGTTTCCAACTCGGTAAGAGCTAATTCAATAGCAGCTTTATCGTTAATAGCTCCTGAGAAGGTAACTTTATATCTAGACAAGATAGATTTAAAATCTGCAGATGAAGATTTAATCACTCAGATGTTACCAATTATCGTAAAGAATAAAGTGGATAGCCAAGCGCAATATTTAGCAAGGGTGGTTGCCTTTTACCCTTTTATTAAATTTCAAAACCCAAAATTAGGACAATCCGCAGAGGAAGCTTATCATTGGATAATGAAGTCAGATAATACACCAGCAGTTAAGAGTATTACTAAAATATTAGGATATGCTAAGTCCCAGTTAGGAGAAAATCCTCAGGCTAAAATGATGATAATAGAAATGTTGAAATCTGGAGTAGCTCAAAAATTAGAACTTTTAAAAACTCAACCTAAATCAGAATCGATTAACCAACAGATCGATTTACTAAATAAAGCAATAGAGGATATGAAGTAA
- a CDS encoding TonB-dependent receptor produces the protein MIKTSSSFKVAIAFFVCSSLGQHVKSQVHVDNVRKHDSLSSTKAIDEVIVIGYGSSKKKSLTSSIYKLNTKDVDQRNVSTVSQLLQGQVSGVNLTASNGTPGSKNRVSIRGISSINGDNEPLYVVDGIILSKSAASYNYSGEFQQDPLSLINPSDIESVEVLKDAAATAIYGSRGANGVIIINTAKGKKGLPRFGFSQLSGFGLMPKKIKLLSSSQYIDLQKEAVENYNTDFGYTPSDANYIKIDRVLGKVPTPLKDIGWQDLIIRSASLSTQTDFSVSGGNDKVKYFNSLGYANQEGMIKESSLKRYSLRSNIEYKPNDFINLGFNIAGNYTDSSSIPNGDQGTALFQRSLEQRPYDSPYLSDGSYAVGGKDILRHNALLILAKDHTSDKNYQALMNFYGSIKFWKNFIFKTSYNAELRLGHGNRRQMIGHPYNGGKGWINDQRNTNYAQTFDNTLSYSNKIGEFSIDALIGHSFFKNDYTYNSVTGQNFPSDEFKHINAATIVTGSESKSEYAIESYFSRVSLDYSKKYYFSGSIRKDGSSRFGRDNRYDYFPSLSFGWAFSEENFLQDSQFISFGKLRFSWGKTGNQDGIGNYDYFALAQGGYNYNNLTGISITNPGNKDLRWETNTQTNLGVDLTLWNGRVSLTYDYFNKKSEDLLYNVPTLQTSGFSSMTKNIGKMSNKGHEFSISTKNINHQNFSWDTSLNMSFIKNKVESLLGNDRIEIGGWHTIIEGQSLGTFLGYQHDGIYQSREEIPDSLYKIGVRPGDIRFADLDSNGIINSADKTIIGNPNPDFYGGVTNRFRYKNFDLSILATFSVGNDIVAVWRTGLDHLGGTDYNNILESYENRWMGSGTSNWVPRATKSSWNMKNSSYYIEDGSYIRIKNITLGYSLPLKDIGISKIRLFMSINNLFTFTKYSGYDPEAASGTDAKTFGIDNLVTPQSKSFLFGINMNF, from the coding sequence ATGATTAAGACTTCTAGTAGTTTTAAGGTTGCAATAGCCTTTTTTGTTTGCTCATCCTTAGGACAACATGTAAAATCACAGGTACACGTAGATAATGTAAGAAAGCATGATTCTTTATCAAGTACGAAAGCAATAGATGAAGTAATAGTAATAGGATATGGAAGTAGTAAGAAAAAATCTTTAACATCTTCTATTTACAAATTAAATACTAAAGATGTAGATCAAAGGAATGTCTCTACGGTCAGTCAATTATTACAAGGGCAAGTTTCTGGAGTTAATTTAACAGCATCTAATGGTACACCTGGTTCTAAAAATAGAGTAAGTATCCGAGGGATTTCATCTATTAATGGCGATAATGAGCCATTATATGTAGTAGATGGGATTATCTTATCTAAATCTGCGGCTAGTTATAACTATTCAGGAGAATTTCAACAAGACCCACTATCATTAATCAATCCATCAGATATAGAGTCTGTAGAAGTATTGAAAGATGCAGCAGCAACGGCTATTTATGGATCTCGTGGAGCAAATGGAGTTATTATTATTAATACTGCAAAAGGAAAAAAAGGATTGCCAAGATTTGGCTTTAGTCAGTTGTCTGGCTTTGGATTAATGCCTAAAAAAATAAAATTATTATCTAGTAGTCAATATATCGATTTACAAAAAGAAGCTGTAGAGAATTATAATACAGATTTTGGTTACACACCTTCAGATGCAAATTATATTAAGATAGATAGAGTTTTGGGTAAAGTTCCAACCCCATTGAAAGATATAGGGTGGCAAGATTTAATCATTAGGAGTGCTTCTTTATCCACTCAAACGGATTTTTCAGTAAGTGGAGGGAATGATAAAGTTAAATATTTTAATTCATTAGGATATGCAAATCAAGAAGGGATGATAAAAGAAAGCTCTTTAAAGAGATATTCTTTACGATCTAATATTGAGTATAAACCTAATGATTTTATTAATTTAGGATTTAATATTGCAGGGAACTACACAGATAGCTCTTCTATTCCTAATGGAGATCAAGGCACAGCTTTATTTCAAAGATCATTAGAACAAAGGCCTTATGATTCACCATATCTGTCGGATGGATCTTATGCGGTGGGAGGAAAAGATATATTAAGACATAATGCACTATTAATATTAGCAAAAGATCATACTTCGGATAAAAATTATCAAGCTTTAATGAATTTTTATGGAAGTATAAAATTTTGGAAAAACTTTATCTTTAAAACAAGTTATAATGCTGAACTGAGGCTGGGGCATGGGAATAGACGACAAATGATTGGACATCCTTATAACGGAGGAAAGGGATGGATTAACGATCAGCGAAATACAAATTATGCTCAAACTTTTGATAACACTCTATCTTATAGTAATAAAATAGGAGAATTTTCCATAGACGCATTAATAGGGCATTCATTTTTTAAGAATGATTATACCTATAATTCCGTAACAGGGCAAAATTTTCCTTCAGACGAATTTAAACATATTAATGCAGCTACTATTGTAACAGGATCAGAGTCTAAATCAGAATATGCAATTGAATCATATTTTTCTAGAGTGAGTCTTGATTATAGTAAAAAGTATTATTTTTCAGGCTCTATAAGAAAAGATGGCTCATCGCGTTTTGGGAGAGATAATAGATATGATTATTTTCCATCATTATCTTTTGGATGGGCTTTTTCAGAAGAAAACTTTTTACAAGACTCTCAGTTTATCAGCTTTGGAAAGTTGAGGTTTAGTTGGGGAAAAACAGGAAACCAAGATGGCATAGGTAATTACGATTATTTTGCTTTAGCTCAAGGAGGATATAATTATAATAATTTAACAGGAATCAGTATTACTAATCCCGGAAATAAAGATTTAAGATGGGAAACCAATACACAAACTAACCTTGGCGTTGATTTAACTCTTTGGAATGGTAGAGTCTCTTTAACTTATGATTATTTTAATAAAAAATCCGAAGATCTATTATACAACGTGCCAACTTTACAAACAAGTGGTTTTTCATCAATGACTAAAAATATTGGTAAAATGTCTAATAAAGGACATGAGTTTAGTATTTCTACTAAAAATATAAATCATCAAAATTTTTCATGGGATACAAGTTTAAATATGTCTTTTATTAAAAATAAAGTAGAAAGTCTCTTAGGGAACGACAGAATAGAGATAGGAGGTTGGCATACTATTATTGAAGGACAATCTTTAGGTACATTTTTGGGATATCAACATGATGGTATTTACCAATCTAGAGAGGAAATACCTGATTCTTTGTATAAAATAGGAGTTCGCCCAGGAGATATACGCTTTGCAGATTTGGATAGTAATGGGATTATCAACTCTGCAGATAAGACTATTATAGGTAATCCTAACCCAGATTTTTATGGAGGTGTAACCAATAGATTCCGATATAAAAATTTTGATCTATCCATATTAGCAACTTTTTCTGTAGGAAATGATATTGTTGCAGTATGGAGAACGGGCTTAGATCATTTAGGCGGAACAGATTATAATAATATATTAGAATCTTATGAAAATAGATGGATGGGATCAGGAACATCTAACTGGGTCCCTAGGGCAACTAAAAGTAGTTGGAATATGAAAAATAGTTCATATTATATTGAGGATGGCTCATATATCCGAATAAAAAATATAACTCTAGGATACTCTCTTCCTTTGAAGGATATAGGAATTTCAAAAATAAGATTGTTTATGTCTATTAATAATCTTTTCACATTTACAAAATACTCTGGCTATGATCCTGAAGCAGCTAGTGGTACGGATGCAAAAACTTTCGGTATAGATAATCTTGTAACTCCTCAATCTAAGAGTTTTTTATTTGGTATTAATATGAATTTTTAA